The Palaemon carinicauda isolate YSFRI2023 chromosome 9, ASM3689809v2, whole genome shotgun sequence sequence AAGAAAGGTCGGAATGGACGAGACAGTGGCAGAGAAGCGAGCGGTTTGGGACTCCAAGTGCGATTACATCATGTCCCTGTTGGGATATGCCGTCGGGTTGGGCAACATATGGAGGTTTCCTTATCTCTGCTATAAGAATGGGGGAGGTATGTCACACGTTAATCTTCCtggatatatatgcgtgtatatatacatatatatatatatatatatatatatatatatatatatatatatatatatatatatatatatatatatatgataagctacACATCCTGTACACTcgttcacacaaacaaacacacacacacacacacacacacacacacacacacacatatatatatatatatatatatatatatatatatatatatgataagctacACATCCTGTACATtcgtacacacgaacacacacacatacatatatatatatatatatatatatatatatatatatatatatatatatatatgataggctaCACATCCTGTACATtcgtacacacgaacacacacacacacacacacatatatatatatatatatatatatatatatatatatatatatatatatatatgtatatatatatatataaaataatacatataaatatatatatatatatatatatatatatatatatatatatttatatatataaatatatatatatatatatatatatatatatataaatgtatatatatatatagatatatatatatatatatataaacggtatttaatatcgaattctacttttcGGAATGTatagtatatccactggaaattaaattATGATAGCAGCTTCTGACTGGTCGAAGATTTGAACTTACGCCTCTTATGCCGctggggttgatatttacattgattaaaatcatgaatgTTAGTAAtacgtattcacacacacacacacacacacacacacacatatatatatatatatatatatatatatatatatatatatatatatatatatatatatatatatttatatatatatatatatatatatatatatatatatatatacatatatatatatatatatatatatatatatatatatatatatatatatataatcatttcaatcataatatatttttacaACCTCAACTCTTTGCAATCAGGAGCCTTCTTGGTGCCATACTTCCTGATGTTGTTCTTCGTAGGAATCCCTCTATTTCTACTTGAAGTGTCAATGAGTCAGTTCTGTTCAACTGGAGGAGTCACAATTTATTCTGTTTGTCCAGCTCTTGTAGGTGAGTGCACATAAATGTTATCATAAGTaggtttttttattcattatttcttattctaCATCATTTAAGAAACTATATTCTGTTATTTGATACTTTCATACATTTAAGGGGCTAACGTATAGCAAGAATTGTTTAAAACACGATTTATTACTGATAATTCTCTTAGAAAATAGCACTAGATACTAGAATTAGGTATTGAATATCTGGAAAAAAATATAACCatgattattttaaaaagaatGCAGTTTAATTAGCATTGTTAAAATTGCTTTCATATTGATAAAAGAGTAATCTCTGTAGTGATGAAATAATGGTACAGTAGCTGAAAATCCGCCACAATAAAATACAAATGAATTTAATTCCTCAGGTTCCGGCTTCGCAAGTATTATAACGAACATCGCCGTCCACTCCTACTACAGTCTTCTCCTGTCATATCCTCTGCTGTTCATTTTTCACTCCTTCACAGAAACTGTTCCGTGGGGAACATGTGGCAACTGGTGGAACACCGATAACTGTTATCTCATACACGAAAATGTTAGTATTTTTACGCTGTCTGGCAGTTTTAATCTCTTGAATGGTATTTTACGTTACTTCTTGATGTTTGTTTGTAAGGGAATGTTGCTTACCAATATatcttcttagttttttttttcgatgGTTTTTCTTGTTTGAGTTATTTTTACTGTATTTGCTTTGCGAATCTATTTTATCTGTTTGGTCAAAAACTTGAATACTAAACGATATGATTAGTCAGACACTTGCACAAATATTCTTCTTGAATATGGGCTTACCCGGACCATGTCAATATACTCAGATCCATCTTTTTACAAACTGTGACCATTTGACCATATTGAGGTATCGTTTCATTTTTTaccgtttattattttttttttctgaaattaacaTCAAAGATATACATTTCACCTCTGAAAGGAGAAGTTATTTATCAATTTCTTCATCCATTTTAACCTTCGTTTCCAAACATCTTCCTAATCTTTTGCATGCATCCATGTTTCACCTATTTGCGCCTCACTTCTCTCATTATTGAATTAACTGATAGATTCTCCTATAATAATCTTCAGATACTTATAAGACTTtaacaaatatttaaaagattaaatCTTGTTTCCCTTTATGCTCATAATTATGGTGAGACCAAAATTTACTTCTTCCTCTTGTAAAAAGCTGTTATCTTTTACAAGTTCTGCTGTTTTGTTAACCCCTTCAAACTAGCAAGGTACAGTCGGCAAATCCTAGTCAGTCCACACTCGATTTACAACTCTTACACTTATTTAACAACTTTCAACCTATAATATAATATTATGACCTAAGCCTGTTATATTACCATAGCTGATTTACATATTTTTAAAAGGGGGTagcaagacccttttaaaaatatgTAAATCACCGATGGGAATATAACAGGCTTAGGTTTTTGCTCTCCAGCCTACACTTCCAACAAGGACTTTCATCAGATATTATCAGTGATCCTTACTAGTAGTATGTATTTCATGTCAACCGTTATTGGATAGAGATTTTGATGTCTTGCTCTAGATACACAGAACAAATACGACTCGAACGGCATTCTAATATAACTTTTTTATCTTCAAACTTCCTTCATAATATCCTGAATAAAAACTATTTATATAGACTTACACTTTTGGTTTCCCACGATCCCTGTTTTCCTCTTCAGCCTTTATAGTTTGAATATCTCATTGTAATTCAGTAGCCACTTTTCACACCTCATATTCATTTTAGAGGCTGCTCATATACATTACTAAGgctaataaataatttataaatattcttGAATAAATAGctttcaggaaaaaaaattcttaaccaGCCATTTTGCTTATACATAATATCACTTCGATCAAATCCCATTTTTGTTACTATATATGATCTTTTTAGTCATCGCTTTATCATAAAGACCATTCCAGTTCACCTCAATGAATGTTTCGGAACCAGACGAAAACAGAACACTGGTATCTTCCGCTGACGAATTTTTCCAGTAAGTCCAGTGAGCTTTTTTTTTAAAATCTATCCCAGAAACACATTTGCTTCTTACATGAAATTTCATATACACAATTTTTGTCTTTCTTAAATCCAAGATTCATTTCTTACATGAAAGTTAGTACATACCGTTGTTGATATGTTCAGATTTCACCATCAAAGATTCTGTCTTTATGTGTAATACCTTCTCATTGACATGTATAATTCTCATTCACTTTGTTACAGCCGTAAAATACTCAATATAACAGGAGGTATTGATGAGACTGGTGACGTTATGTGGAATGTGATGGCAACAAATATTTTTGTCTGGATTATTGCCTTCCTTTGCATATTCCAAGGCATCAAAATCACGGGAAAGGTAAGTCAacaatgtacacatacatacatacatacatacatacatacattgtaaattataaatataattacataacatATTAAACTAACATTGAGAAAAATAAGTATTGAAGCGCTTTCTagttgtatacatgcatacatacatacatacatacatgcatacattgtaCAGTTAAAATATATTCTCATACTAGATTAAACTAACAGAGAAAAAGTTGTATGAGGAtctttcaagttttatatatacatacatacatacatacatacatattaaagtcTTAATATCATTACGAACTAGATGAAACTAACAGGGGGGAAAAGAGAATCCGCTCAGGTCATATCATAACTCAATAATTACCAAAACATTTCATGTCAGCAGTTGATTGCAATTTTTATCTTGTGTTGAAAAGTTTAGCGACAGCGCTTCGAGCAAAATGGACACAATTTTCCTGTCTGAACTCAACAAAAAGGGTACGAGATGTTTTTTCATCAAATTAAATTCCTCTTTTTGTACTGTGAAATTATAAGCCAGTAAATGACGTTCACGTcagaaaattctttttttaataGCTTTTCCATACGACAGACTAACTGTTATGATCTGTAATTCTTCAATTTTGCTGGAGCTGATGTTTGTTGATTAGTATAAATTTTCCGCTTGCTAGACTTTTTCAGCTGCATTTGCATTTTCATTTTTCATCTTGAAAGTTGCAATCCTTGTTTAATCGACCGGGAAAATTAATTAattgaatatatgaattttataaccATGCTGTGACATATTCTTTCTATGTATCTCACGTAAAACGATCTATTTTAGCTATTTCagtcttttgaatatttttttcttaaacggtacattaaagttttattattattattattattattattattattattattattattattattattattattattattattattattatcattatgtcccTTGGGAAGTTTGATGTATCCAtttattctttaattctttattctgATAAATCATAAAGATGGCAGTCCTGTTTTTCTTCCGTTAGGTTGTGgtattattttaaaaacaataaatttagAATTAGTTAAGTTTCACAATCCTTCTTATGATGATGTCAGAATTCCTACATGCCACACATGGAATAAAAGTATATCTATTGGCTATGCCTAACTAGGCCATATAATTAGAACTGATTACTATTTTTCCTTCTTGAATTTGAACTCATTGTGACGAGAAGGAAATGGCGATGGATACTACACGGTCACTTACACAAAGCGATTTTATTGTCTTCTATTCCTCCACTTGATTATATGACCTAATCTAAGCTTCCAATGATCTCTAATTCCATTATAATGTCCCTATGCCAATTAATACCATCTTGCTATGAAATTTCTATCTGGAAAAGTTTATTCCATGCAGGTGAATGGTATCATCACAAATCCAAAGAAGAAAATAGGTAAATTTGAATAAATCGCATTGTAAATCTTTATACCGTCTGTGAAAATGGGCATTATAAAGGTTAAACATATTGAATGATATCATACCATAtcaatagaagaaaatatataaattttaacaaattaCATTGGAACTCTTCATGCCATCTATGAAAatgggtactacagtatatgttaaacATATTGCAGCATATAATAGAATTACAATAGATGAGAAAAATGTACTGTGCATTAGATACATACTGCCATAATAGGATTAGTTTTTATTACCATATTCCTTTCAATTAAATTTTCTTCCAGGTATTTTGGTCTACATATGTTAACATATTACAGGATATAACTGCCTTATCATTGATTAGAATATACTGGGCATTTGAAGCGAAAgctttaatttaaaaagaaaataaaaatctaaggTATGCTGTCAAAAAGGGGCTAGTTTTTTTTTCCGTTATTATATTCCATTTATTCCAGGTGGTATGGTTTACAGCAACTTTCCCCATCTtgatgttgttgatattgttgGTTCGTGGAGTCACTCTACCCGGGGCAGTAAATGGCTTACGCTACTACCTTTACCCCAACTTTGAAAAACTCAAGGATGGACAGGTATGATACAAATCAAATCGAATTAAGTATTAAGAAAGATAAGTAAACTATAAGCATAGTGTTTGTGTTTCTTTATTCCTAGGTCCCCTTGTaagtaaataatggtaaaacttatattatattcatatacatacgtatatatatatatatatatatatatatatatatatatatatatacatatatatatatatatatatatatatatatatatatatatatgtatatatatatatatatatatatatatatatatatatatatatatatatatatacacaaatatatatatatatatatatatatatatatatatatatatgtatatatatatatatatatatatatatatatatatatatacatatatatacatacatatatatatatatacaaacatatatatatatatatatatatatatatatatatatatatatatatatatatacaaacatatatatatatatatatatatatatatatatatatatatatatatatatatatatatatatatatatacacacacacatatatatatatatatatacatatatatatatatgtatatatatatatatatatatatatatatatatatatacattcagtaattatcaaattgatttcccatttttcttcatattctattTAATTACTTCAGTTAGAACGATAAATATATTGaactagagatttttttttctcctatgatgTTTGAAATGAAATAAGCATGTATGCTTTTATTACTTTATGTTATGCattcaataagtaaaaaaaaaaaaaaaaaaaaaacagaaaacacatTGAATAGATTCTCCCTCCCCAGGTATGGGCAGAAGCAGCAACACAGATATTCTTTTCTCTGGGTCCGGGATGGTCTACTGTGATTACGATGGGTTCCTATAACAAATTCAGGAACAACTGCCTCCACGATGCTGTTCTCATACCTATAATGAACAGCAGTTGTTCAATATTGGCTGGGTTTGTTGTCTTCTCTGTGTTGGGTTTCATGGCTCACGAAATGGGAACCACAGTTGACAAAGTAACTGCAGCAggtatgatattctctctctctctctctctctctctctctctctctctctctctctctctctctctctctctctctctctctctctctctctctctctctctcatggaatagacttccagggaatgtagtgaacagtaacatggtaaacgaattgaaaaataagacaggatcataagaactctctaaaccaACTAATTCTACCCATGAGCAAAATCATTGTAATTCCTTATATCTCTGTTTTCCTACCGTATCGTTAACTAAATTACTTCCATGTTTGTCTTTTTCTACTAGTTTTAGATATGCCTGCTATTTGTGTCATATGTTCTAAATGGCAGCGACTTCACTAATAttattgggtaatgccatagcctctgtatcatgtcttctactgtcttggggtattcTATCTCTTtgctcttcctcttttcttttcttttatagtttatatatcagaaatccattttaatgatgttaccatgattaaaacatttttattttaattaatcattacttctcttttgtatttatttccttctttcattgcCTCACTGGggtttttggagcccttggtcttctagcatcctgtatttccaactaaggttgtagctttgctaataataataataataataataataataataataataataataataataataatattaataattccagGTCCTGCTTTGGTTTTCATCACATACCCAGAAGCCCTATCTATGATGCCGCTAGCTCCATTTTGGTCCGTCCTTTTCTTTGCAATGCTTTTTTTCGTCGGCCTAGACTCTCTCGTGAGTGCAgttattttcttttcagtttcttagaatatttaatgcTTTAAGATTACTTTCCACGAACTAGATTATTAAAGAATATGTACTCTTCTGTCTATCAGTCATAAAAGATATTCATATAAAGTTATTATTCTCTTATCTACTTCAAAGTAATCCTATTTGTCAAAGCATTTTTTGTTCCATATTGCCTTTGGCAGGTCGGATTAAGAGGGGGCCTCCCACCAACAAAAACAATACATTTTAATTTAATAAGGTTAGTATTGTAACTGGGCACTTATATTACCCATACTAGCCAAATGGAAAATTTCATTTTCAAGTTTGACAATAACATGGTGCTCGTACATACGCATGTTACGAATTTTGCGTCCCTGTGGTTGTAGGTTGTGTTTGAAATTGTAATGACTTTTGGCTGCAAAATAATATACCTCAGTATTTTTTGTATTATATCCTAATCTAACACGAGTCATAGCTATTATATAACCTAACTCATTAATCTGTATGTCTCACGCGTGATAATAGCATCTACAAGTATATCTAAATTGACTTAGTTATAATAACGGTATACGCTAGTCATCCTTATGGTTCCCTAGTGTTCAGATGTCATGTTCAAGAAATTAGACTCCCGCTACAATGTTAAATGTTTCCAGGAGTAAGAAGACATATACTTTAACTTGTAACAGATAATAATTACGTTAAATATCTTTCCCCTTCGTAATCTTTAATCatagctaaaaaaaagaaaatgcctaGCCACTAAAACAGCAATTGAGATATAAGCTAAAGGGGTCATCAAATAGAAAGTCACACACTCTGaaaccctcctcctcttcctcccatCCAGTACTGCCagtgcttgaatttttttttcttttttcaagatgtTGAAAAATTTGCCAAAGGATTAGAAAATTGGACCACTCCTTCACTGGTCAACCTCAACCAAGACAAATGTCAGGAATGAGTCATAACATTGCGGAACCTGATCAGTCTAAAGAAATGGATAACCAAGCTACTGTTCCTGACAAAGAACATGCAGAAATAGTAATGGGTCCAACTGGAGAAGATAAAGAAATGGAGGGTGATAGTGACACTGTCCTTCAGAAGCTGAAGTTGAGGGCACACCAGGGGGGACTGATACTGAACTTAGGCCATCCATTATTTCGGAGCAGATGCATGAATACTGGCTAAAAAGGGGTGCATCAACAATTCTGTACTGTGATGAAAGATTGTTCTCCGCACACTCAAACCAGCAACTAATAAGATCGATATCCAAGACTGTGTACGTTTGGGCTCTTCCGTCGTCAAAATCATAATGGGGAAGTCATAACAAGGAACTGGTTATGTTTCTCTCCCTCAAAGGGATGTTTTACTGTTTTATGTGCACATTGATGAGCTTAAATGCAGAAAAATCTTAGTCTTCTCTGCT is a genomic window containing:
- the LOC137647024 gene encoding sodium- and chloride-dependent glycine transporter 2-like isoform X2 codes for the protein MDLTPGDDTCVFTSKETALLHFPREKGKEKNIDDDDRAAKERKVGMDETVAEKRAVWDSKCDYIMSLLGYAVGLGNIWRFPYLCYKNGGGAFLVPYFLMLFFVGIPLFLLEVSMSQFCSTGGVTIYSVCPALVGSGFASIITNIAVHSYYSLLLSYPLLFIFHSFTETVPWGTCGNWWNTDNCYLIHENFTSMNVSEPDENRTLVSSADEFFHRKILNITGGIDETGDVMWNVMATNIFVWIIAFLCIFQGIKITGKVVWFTATFPILMLLILLVRGVTLPGAVNGLRYYLYPNFEKLKDGQVWAEAATQIFFSLGPGWSTVITMGSYNKFRNNCLHDAVLIPIMNSSCSILAGFVVFSVLGFMAHEMGTTVDKVTAAGPALVFITYPEALSMMPLAPFWSVLFFAMLFFVGLDSLFVSVEASIASMLDRFPWLSKWRIRVTAAVIFCMFLMCCSCTLQGGMYILQLMDWYTSSMALLCVCLCEVFIFSYSYGVGRTIRDIQMMTQKHVNYYWYFCLLFVTPMLLIRLTEGFTHTSSWGPLSAERRAQWKEYCNTRPLRHKLLHPDCKPLKSTSYQLVSQTQKF
- the LOC137647024 gene encoding sodium- and chloride-dependent GABA transporter 1-like isoform X1 gives rise to the protein MDLTPGDDTCVFTSKETALLHFPREKGKEKNIDDDDRAAKERKVGMDETVAEKRAVWDSKCDYIMSLLGYAVGLGNIWRFPYLCYKNGGGAFLVPYFLMLFFVGIPLFLLEVSMSQFCSTGGVTIYSVCPALVGSGFASIITNIAVHSYYSLLLSYPLLFIFHSFTETVPWGTCGNWWNTDNCYLIHENFTSMNVSEPDENRTLVSSADEFFHRKILNITGGIDETGDVMWNVMATNIFVWIIAFLCIFQGIKITGKVVWFTATFPILMLLILLVRGVTLPGAVNGLRYYLYPNFEKLKDGQVWAEAATQIFFSLGPGWSTVITMGSYNKFRNNCLHDAVLIPIMNSSCSILAGFVVFSVLGFMAHEMGTTVDKVTAAGPALVFITYPEALSMMPLAPFWSVLFFAMLFFVGLDSLFVSVEASIASMLDRFPWLSKWRIRVTAAVIFCMFLMCCSCTLQGGMYILQLMDWYTSSMALLCVCLCEVFIFSYSYGVGRTIRDIQMMTQKHVNYYWYFCLLFVTPMLLIMVFINQIVNFAPASYRGVVFPAWAQAIGWTLAILPTTMIPIFIVVYLCSSSGTLKERLTEGFTHTSSWGPLSAERRAQWKEYCNTRPLRHKLLHPDCKPLKSTSYQLVSQTQKF